The Piliocolobus tephrosceles isolate RC106 unplaced genomic scaffold, ASM277652v3 unscaffolded_31843, whole genome shotgun sequence genomic sequence AAGcaagaattaattaaattattatcggaccaaaatgattccaaaataacaaatatattgcaaaataattcaaacatacaaaaaacagaTTTACTACATATATATGatcttattaaacattttatttctggtgagaaatatttacaaattataaataaaagttgtGAATTAGCAACTAAAAAACAATTTAATCGTAATACAAATGCTGAAAAATATTACAACTCACTATTATACTTATTGAATACATATTTCTATCTTGctgagaatgaaataaattttaaaagactgtctATGAAATTACGTAATGATGGTTATGAACGACCCAAATTTAAatcaagtaattattttaatatatctaaactttacaaaagaataaataaacaatttaaaattatgttacttAAACAAATGATAAAACAGGAATTAGATCCAACTGTTCAATTGACTTATAAAAAACGTTTTGAGCTACTTAGTTATGGATTTTTTTACCCACTATCACTAtttgtaatttcaatttttacCTTACCAGTCTGGTCAATTGGTCTTACGTTTACACTAATAGGGATGCTTctttacatatgtgtacattctaattataaaataatcagagatgtacattttgtaaagcaaattatgaaaaaatcaaaactattagatcaaaaatatttgaattaatttgTACCTCAAATTATAACacaaaaaaatagttacaaaaaaaacaaacattattgtttttcatttgaatatgttgttttttttatatttatttattcatttatttatttatctttttttttttttttatgtcccATTTAGTAATAAACACAACATTCGATTAACACATATTAAACACTAATACTAATACATACCTATCTTGTTTAAACTTTTGTAATATTCAAAcgaatataaatttaattattccataccacaaaaaaaaaaaaaaaatgtataacataaCATTAACCGACATGTAATATCCATGCAATTTATGTTTAATTCGCCATTTTCATTTTGCCAATACCataataaacattatattttttttaccttttcacaAAATAATACTTCTTTTATAATAACTATGATATGTTCATGTAACAAAAGTACTTTACATAGTAAAAACATgttctaaaaatatagaaaatgtctTTTCTCTGCTTTA encodes the following:
- the LOC111529764 gene encoding uncharacterized protein LOC111529764, translating into MFTTIYKIILVLFFVWAWTNNSKDHLENIFSTQYGRSLAEPDILHNEENAQSNVVDYNQSSEYIKNEENSTNKSDEETLQIDKYNDKNSMYLSNMKQELIKLLSDQNDSKITNILQNNSNIQKTDLLHIYDLIKHFISGEKYLQIINKSCELATKKQFNRNTNAEKYYNSLLYLLNTYFYLAENEINFKRLSMKLRNDGYERPKFKSSNYFNISKLYKRINKQFKIMLLKQMIKQELDPTVQLTYKKRFELLSYGFFYPLSLFVISIFTLPVWSIGLTFTLIGMLLYICVHSNYKIIRDVHFVKQIMKKSKLLDQKYLN